A genomic stretch from Glaciecola nitratireducens FR1064 includes:
- a CDS encoding TauD/TfdA dioxygenase family protein codes for MAIQITPSGQACGAEIIGIDLSKPLSDDEVLQIKKAWSEHHVLSFPDQDMSDDDLENFTQNFGCLDSDPFFCPIEGRRYIAAIARYADETTPIFAESWHSDWSFKAVPPIGTCLFGITIPPHGGDTLFANQHLAYESMPDSLRQKISDLTAIHSAKLAYSPEGLYGNPDPELKSAMQPIISSRARATQTHPLLITHPDNHRQAVYGCIGYTIGIEGMQQAEAEALLMELHHWQTREQNVYRHKWHKNTLVMWDNRSVLHCATGGFEGHARLLHRTTIWPNSASSSQ; via the coding sequence ATGGCTATTCAAATAACGCCCAGCGGACAAGCCTGCGGCGCCGAGATTATCGGTATTGACCTAAGCAAACCGCTGTCTGACGATGAGGTCCTGCAGATCAAGAAGGCTTGGTCGGAGCATCATGTGCTCTCCTTTCCAGATCAAGATATGAGTGACGATGACCTAGAAAATTTCACTCAAAACTTTGGTTGTTTGGATAGTGATCCATTCTTTTGCCCAATTGAAGGACGCCGCTACATAGCCGCGATAGCAAGATACGCCGATGAAACAACCCCAATATTTGCCGAATCATGGCATTCAGATTGGAGTTTTAAAGCAGTCCCACCGATCGGCACCTGTTTATTTGGGATCACTATTCCACCACACGGGGGCGATACGCTATTCGCCAATCAGCATTTAGCATATGAGAGCATGCCAGATTCGCTGCGGCAAAAAATAAGCGACTTGACAGCGATTCACTCCGCCAAACTTGCCTATTCTCCAGAAGGACTCTACGGAAATCCTGATCCAGAATTGAAGAGCGCCATGCAGCCGATTATTTCATCGCGTGCGCGCGCCACGCAAACACACCCTTTACTGATTACTCACCCAGACAATCATCGCCAAGCGGTCTACGGTTGCATCGGCTACACCATCGGCATAGAAGGAATGCAGCAAGCCGAAGCCGAAGCACTGTTAATGGAACTGCACCACTGGCAAACAAGAGAACAGAATGTTTACCGCCACAAGTGGCATAAAAACACATTAGTTATGTGGGATAATCGCTCTGTGCTGCATTGCGCCACCGGTGGCTTTGAAGGTCATGCACGCTTACTGCATCGCACCACCATTTGGCCGAATTCAGCCAGTTCATCCCAATAA
- a CDS encoding EAL domain-containing protein, protein MSSIKNLTYQCVVDVKGSMDKYKTLRMSLFQHKLVIGLCFFVAFFSLTFPSPALSELKALVEQPRLFHLDTSDGLSQDTIYDLHIDPYGFLWIANEEGLNRFDGHKVIQVPGSQGEFLNNPVYDIYEDSRKNLWISTGLNGVFKLTPQSRESERIIGVNYLDDPDWLQYADLITEDDTGNIIIASNHQVDLYDYDTNKVLNLFTLTAEDVAQSIHIRTALKSGNMLLIGTSTSLISVNLLNGSIKKIYFLPPALESDVNNQYVKNLTQMPNGQLWIGTVRGLYSLSFSELKEFVLSDWSMPTTTIINSERNIWSIHFFDEQTLYVGTDLGLFKTDLSSSSFTFVFAPQQDNEDISDKSIRAIEVDENGIVWIGTRLNGAMLWSPSSTNFSTIYNTISARPENRLSHNNVLSLYQENESTLWVGTTNGLNKIDLGTGLIKQFLKSDAGAEHYNSSYITQILSINEGELWLRTGAGLVIFDTNTQKANDLSYLAPEYKHLLDSYSYSLTREGRSIIWSLTDLGLVRYDSTNSTAQLFDYEQLGINGDTTFATLGFDIRTSNLLLSGSANLLGFNTNTHKVSILHSVKMDGASRYITPTSWVRDSKNNFWVSYAGKALYQLDGNSFAQINEFNASNFLTTNLIYGLALDERDNLWFSSHSGIHEFNPQTNRLYTFQYMQGVSSSEFNEGAFTIIADGRLAYGSTKGITLFDPAKVSSMYTGDSRAPIITEIELATRRLNLPYKNLNDSEIVLEHDDMGLTIHFSSLNFGTAEAERFNYRLVSNDKVINFPGSVSNKIEISILGSGHHTLEIYEIGENAVPLRTAKLHIQVKYAPLWSPLAIAIYAILFFSALLWFIVRRNRVQASLADANKQILLYNNRLTSALKASNSDIWEWSSETKRINTPRLRNELGYNKNDTEFEDHLSLIHEVDRLQYLSAWRQFIRGEEELFDNTYRMKHANGDYLWFRDAGSISSAENEVITVTGTYTNVTENIASKERLKLFGDAFKHTRDWVLIFDREKQPLGANPSFYKAFGISENVDFQSQLKYIIDNQEGIKQRFILKLAGLKPGEHWKTELEFVVAGTKMTTLTDVNAIADENDDRLIEYYLVILTDITEQKEAQESLLKMANYDVLTGLINRSLLIEKLKQSISYARRHGTSLSVIFIDLDRFKPINDTFGHQAGDKVIVEIAQRIKHKLRDNDIVARLGGDEFVVVLEETQEIESVNNVVQELLILLEQPIYIGSHSVSVSGSAGIAMYPDDAIDAESLLRNADVAMYSAKELGKNGFQHFTATMNEKVQLDMLLQNKLKVAVARNEFENYYQPIIDVKNKKTVGFEMLMRWHSDNEAISPCVFIPIAEHLGLIVEMTIKAIERGLNDVAKWYEQGFRGYMAINLSAKQFSTRPDFEKILQLLNDYGLPASCLRFEITEGLLIDNNDKTIDYMHEMRALGFKISLDDFGTGYSSLRYLKDFPIDVLKIDKSFVDHIGVDKGTESIIESTLIMTKMLSMDTVAEGIETQLQVDFFNKTNCRFLQGFYFSKPVNHQKCYELLQKDWSYKFTSKKDSDKPLLKL, encoded by the coding sequence ATGAGTTCAATTAAAAATTTAACATATCAGTGTGTTGTGGATGTGAAGGGAAGCATGGATAAATATAAAACACTCCGTATGTCGCTTTTCCAACACAAGTTAGTGATTGGCCTCTGTTTTTTTGTGGCTTTCTTTTCTTTGACGTTCCCAAGTCCTGCTCTATCTGAGCTAAAAGCGCTTGTAGAGCAACCGCGCCTGTTTCACCTCGATACATCTGATGGTTTGAGCCAAGATACGATTTATGACCTACATATCGATCCATACGGCTTTTTATGGATTGCCAACGAAGAGGGCCTGAATCGTTTCGATGGCCATAAAGTAATTCAAGTACCTGGTTCACAGGGCGAGTTTTTGAACAATCCGGTTTATGATATTTACGAGGACAGTCGCAAAAACTTGTGGATTAGCACAGGATTGAATGGCGTATTCAAGTTAACGCCGCAAAGTAGAGAGTCAGAAAGGATTATCGGCGTTAACTATTTAGACGATCCTGATTGGCTACAATATGCTGACTTAATAACAGAAGATGATACAGGCAACATAATCATTGCCTCTAATCATCAAGTAGACTTGTATGACTACGATACAAATAAAGTGCTTAATTTATTTACGCTTACTGCTGAAGATGTTGCACAAAGCATCCACATTCGAACTGCGCTAAAAAGTGGAAACATGTTACTGATAGGTACATCTACTTCGTTAATATCAGTGAATTTGCTAAACGGCAGCATAAAAAAAATATATTTTTTACCTCCAGCGTTAGAAAGTGATGTCAATAACCAATACGTTAAAAACTTGACGCAAATGCCCAATGGACAACTATGGATTGGCACTGTTAGGGGGCTCTATAGTCTCTCGTTCAGCGAGCTCAAGGAGTTCGTTTTGAGCGATTGGTCTATGCCTACAACAACTATTATCAACAGCGAAAGAAATATTTGGAGTATCCATTTCTTCGATGAACAGACGCTTTACGTTGGCACGGATCTGGGGCTATTTAAAACCGACCTATCGAGTTCAAGCTTTACTTTTGTGTTTGCGCCCCAGCAAGATAACGAAGATATTTCAGATAAGAGTATTAGAGCTATCGAGGTCGATGAAAATGGTATTGTATGGATTGGCACACGTCTGAATGGCGCTATGCTATGGTCTCCCAGCAGTACTAATTTTTCGACAATATATAACACCATCAGCGCTAGACCGGAAAATAGATTAAGCCATAATAATGTGCTCTCACTGTATCAAGAAAATGAAAGTACGCTTTGGGTAGGCACAACCAATGGACTTAACAAAATTGACTTGGGCACAGGACTCATCAAGCAGTTTTTAAAATCAGATGCCGGAGCCGAGCATTACAACTCATCTTACATAACCCAAATACTTAGCATTAATGAAGGTGAGCTTTGGCTTAGAACCGGTGCTGGCTTGGTTATTTTTGATACAAACACGCAGAAAGCTAACGACCTTAGCTACCTAGCGCCGGAATACAAACATCTGCTTGATAGTTATTCCTACAGTTTGACAAGAGAAGGGCGCTCAATTATCTGGTCTCTGACTGATCTTGGCTTAGTTAGATATGATTCAACTAATTCCACAGCGCAACTTTTCGACTATGAACAGTTGGGTATTAACGGCGACACGACATTTGCAACGCTTGGTTTTGATATTCGCACATCTAATCTCTTGCTAAGTGGCTCAGCAAATCTACTGGGATTTAATACCAATACTCATAAAGTTAGCATTTTACACTCGGTGAAAATGGATGGTGCCTCTCGTTATATAACCCCAACAAGTTGGGTTAGAGATTCGAAAAATAATTTTTGGGTATCTTATGCAGGTAAAGCCCTTTATCAATTGGACGGCAACAGCTTCGCACAAATTAACGAATTCAATGCCAGCAATTTTTTAACGACCAACCTTATTTACGGACTTGCATTGGATGAGCGCGATAATTTATGGTTCAGTTCCCATTCGGGAATTCATGAGTTTAACCCACAGACTAATCGTCTCTATACCTTTCAATATATGCAAGGTGTGTCATCTTCAGAATTTAATGAGGGCGCATTTACGATAATAGCTGACGGTCGATTAGCGTACGGTTCTACAAAAGGCATTACACTTTTCGATCCTGCAAAAGTGTCATCTATGTATACCGGTGACAGCAGAGCACCAATTATTACCGAAATAGAACTAGCCACAAGACGCCTCAATCTTCCCTATAAAAACCTTAATGATAGTGAAATTGTCCTTGAGCACGACGACATGGGGCTAACCATACACTTTTCTTCATTAAATTTTGGTACGGCCGAAGCTGAGCGATTTAATTACCGCTTAGTGAGTAATGATAAGGTTATTAATTTTCCTGGTTCAGTTTCAAACAAAATAGAAATTTCAATCCTTGGGTCAGGTCACCATACATTAGAGATTTATGAAATCGGTGAAAACGCTGTGCCTTTGCGAACGGCTAAATTACATATTCAGGTAAAATATGCTCCGCTGTGGTCACCATTAGCGATCGCGATTTATGCGATCCTATTTTTCTCTGCCTTGCTCTGGTTTATTGTTAGACGCAACAGGGTTCAAGCTTCGCTGGCCGATGCTAATAAGCAGATTTTGCTCTACAACAATAGACTGACGAGTGCACTTAAGGCTAGTAATTCTGATATATGGGAGTGGTCATCAGAAACAAAAAGAATCAATACACCGCGATTGCGCAACGAATTGGGCTATAACAAGAATGACACTGAGTTTGAGGACCATTTATCACTGATTCATGAGGTTGACCGTCTTCAGTATTTGTCAGCGTGGCGGCAGTTTATTCGGGGTGAAGAAGAGTTGTTCGACAACACTTATCGAATGAAACACGCCAATGGCGACTATTTATGGTTCAGAGACGCTGGCAGTATTTCTAGTGCTGAAAATGAAGTTATTACGGTAACTGGAACATACACTAACGTGACTGAAAATATTGCGTCGAAGGAACGTTTAAAGTTATTTGGTGACGCCTTTAAACACACGCGTGATTGGGTACTTATTTTTGATCGTGAAAAACAACCTTTGGGGGCTAACCCGAGTTTTTACAAAGCCTTTGGCATTAGTGAAAATGTCGATTTTCAGTCTCAATTGAAATATATCATTGATAATCAGGAAGGAATAAAGCAGCGGTTTATTTTAAAACTAGCAGGCTTGAAGCCCGGTGAACATTGGAAAACTGAATTAGAATTTGTCGTTGCCGGGACCAAAATGACAACGCTGACCGATGTGAATGCAATTGCGGATGAAAATGACGATAGATTGATAGAATATTATTTAGTTATTCTGACAGACATTACCGAACAAAAGGAAGCGCAAGAAAGTTTACTCAAAATGGCTAACTACGATGTGCTTACAGGGCTTATTAATCGTTCTTTGTTGATTGAAAAGTTGAAGCAATCAATTTCTTACGCCAGAAGACACGGCACAAGTTTATCTGTCATATTCATTGACTTAGATCGCTTTAAACCGATTAACGATACATTTGGTCATCAAGCTGGCGATAAGGTGATTGTGGAAATAGCGCAGCGAATTAAGCATAAGCTGAGAGACAACGATATCGTCGCCCGTCTAGGAGGTGACGAGTTTGTTGTTGTTCTCGAAGAGACGCAAGAAATAGAGAGTGTTAATAATGTAGTGCAAGAATTGCTAATTCTTTTAGAGCAGCCTATTTATATCGGAAGTCACTCTGTCAGCGTTTCTGGAAGCGCCGGTATCGCAATGTATCCGGACGATGCAATTGACGCTGAAAGCTTGCTAAGGAATGCTGATGTTGCCATGTATAGCGCCAAGGAGTTAGGAAAAAACGGCTTTCAACACTTTACGGCAACTATGAATGAAAAAGTCCAATTAGATATGTTGCTACAAAACAAACTTAAAGTCGCTGTTGCCCGCAATGAGTTTGAAAATTACTATCAGCCGATCATTGATGTTAAAAATAAGAAAACGGTGGGGTTTGAAATGCTCATGCGTTGGCATAGCGATAATGAAGCGATATCGCCATGCGTTTTCATTCCTATTGCTGAGCATCTGGGCTTAATCGTTGAAATGACGATAAAAGCAATAGAGCGAGGGCTTAATGATGTTGCAAAATGGTACGAGCAAGGTTTTCGTGGATACATGGCAATTAACTTGTCAGCGAAACAGTTTTCTACTCGTCCTGATTTCGAGAAGATCCTACAGTTGTTGAACGACTATGGGTTGCCAGCGTCATGTTTACGCTTCGAAATAACGGAGGGCTTGTTAATTGATAACAATGACAAGACAATAGATTATATGCATGAAATGCGCGCTTTGGGCTTTAAAATATCATTGGATGACTTTGGAACGGGCTACTCGAGTTTGCGTTATTTAAAAGATTTTCCTATTGACGTGTTAAAAATTGATAAGTCGTTTGTTGACCATATTGGCGTTGATAAAGGCACGGAGTCAATTATTGAATCGACCCTTATAATGACAAAAATGCTCTCGATGGACACCGTTGCTGAAGGCATCGAGACACAACTGCAAGTCGACTTTTTCAACAAAACTAACTGCCGCTTTTTACAAGGTTTTTATTTTTCGAAACCTGTCAATCATCAAAAATGTTATGAATTGTTACAAAAAGACTGGTCATACAAGTTCACTTCCAAAAAAGACAGTGATAAACCTCTCTTAAAGTTATGA
- a CDS encoding AMP-binding protein, with protein sequence MPLDDANLIPQESVVSPLSMLYKWEKEKPDSLYMTQPKGDVELTFTWAETAREARKVAAALKAKNYPKGSRIALLSKNCAHWVIADLGIMMAGHISVPIFATAGKDTISYVLEHANCPLIFVGKLDNSDAQEEAVPETIEKIGFPYPGAVGKAWEIFTDIEPLSESPVPDMNEIMTIIYTSGSTGQPKGVVHTYQTICWAARNSLNTLSVNENDRIVSYLPLAHITERVLLELASFYSRIQIRFVESLETFNRDVKACQPTLFISVPRLWTKFQLGVLAKIPQKKLSFLLSIPIVGKKVAKKIRNEMGLGSARLWASGSAPLALATIDWFHSIGVDISEGWGMTENSAYGTSSVPFRTDKIGCIGKAYNGVEVRIAEDGEIQVSSPCNMVGYYKEPEKTAGVFTNDGFLRTGDKGVMDSEGYVKITGRLKDIFKTEKGKYVTPAPIEAKLMENAIIEQVCVTGTNLPQPIALLVLSEHARSHNKESIVESLQNTLTIVNSGLESHQRLDRIVVFNEEWSIENDLLTPTLKVKRHVIEEKFKSVILTDHKDSVVWND encoded by the coding sequence ATGCCGTTAGATGATGCCAATTTGATTCCTCAAGAAAGTGTGGTTTCACCTTTATCAATGCTATACAAATGGGAAAAAGAAAAGCCCGACAGCCTATATATGACGCAGCCAAAAGGTGATGTTGAGCTTACTTTTACTTGGGCTGAAACTGCAAGGGAAGCCCGTAAAGTAGCCGCTGCCCTAAAGGCGAAAAATTATCCCAAAGGAAGTAGAATTGCATTATTGTCTAAAAATTGCGCACATTGGGTGATTGCTGATCTTGGCATTATGATGGCTGGGCATATTTCTGTCCCGATTTTTGCCACCGCGGGTAAAGATACAATAAGTTATGTCTTGGAACACGCTAATTGCCCGCTTATTTTTGTAGGAAAATTGGATAATTCAGACGCGCAAGAAGAAGCCGTTCCCGAGACTATTGAGAAGATTGGTTTTCCTTATCCTGGTGCTGTTGGGAAAGCGTGGGAAATATTTACTGATATAGAGCCGTTAAGCGAAAGCCCGGTCCCTGATATGAACGAGATAATGACGATCATATATACGTCAGGAAGCACTGGACAACCGAAAGGCGTTGTTCATACCTACCAAACTATCTGTTGGGCAGCACGAAATTCACTAAATACCTTGTCTGTAAATGAAAACGACCGAATTGTGAGTTATTTACCACTCGCTCACATAACAGAAAGGGTGCTATTGGAGCTTGCCAGTTTTTATTCTCGTATACAAATACGCTTCGTCGAATCGTTAGAAACGTTCAACAGAGATGTAAAAGCGTGCCAGCCTACGTTGTTTATTTCAGTTCCTCGTTTGTGGACCAAATTCCAATTGGGCGTGTTGGCAAAAATTCCGCAAAAAAAGCTAAGCTTTTTATTGAGCATTCCTATTGTGGGTAAAAAAGTGGCCAAAAAGATCCGTAATGAGATGGGGCTAGGCTCAGCGAGGCTTTGGGCCTCAGGTTCTGCACCGCTTGCACTAGCAACTATTGATTGGTTCCATAGCATTGGCGTGGATATTTCTGAAGGTTGGGGAATGACCGAAAATAGCGCTTATGGGACGAGTAGTGTGCCATTCAGAACGGATAAAATAGGTTGTATCGGAAAAGCCTACAATGGTGTTGAAGTAAGAATTGCTGAAGACGGCGAGATTCAAGTCAGTTCGCCTTGCAACATGGTGGGGTATTATAAAGAGCCAGAAAAGACAGCTGGCGTATTCACAAATGATGGTTTTTTACGCACCGGAGATAAAGGTGTCATGGATTCTGAAGGTTACGTTAAAATAACGGGTCGACTAAAAGATATATTCAAGACAGAAAAAGGCAAGTACGTGACGCCAGCTCCGATTGAAGCGAAATTAATGGAGAATGCAATTATAGAGCAAGTCTGTGTTACTGGTACAAATTTGCCACAGCCTATTGCGCTTCTAGTGCTTTCCGAACATGCTAGGTCTCACAACAAAGAGAGTATTGTTGAAAGCCTGCAAAACACACTAACAATTGTGAATAGTGGCCTTGAAAGTCACCAACGTTTAGATCGAATTGTTGTGTTTAACGAAGAGTGGTCGATAGAAAACGATTTATTAACCCCAACCTTAAAAGTTAAGCGTCACGTAATCGAAGAAAAATTCAAATCGGTAATTTTGACGGACCACAAAGATAGCGTGGTCTGGAACGATTAA
- a CDS encoding phosphate ABC transporter substrate-binding protein, with translation MLKKMLIAATLLFATSSVLAELVVVVNPANANTLDSKTVQRIFLGKDKKFADGNESIAVNQSADTQIRQDFDEAVLGRSSSQVSAYWSKLVFTGKGIPPKEVSSDAEVIDLVSKNPSVVGYINRASVTDAVKIVEM, from the coding sequence ATGTTGAAAAAAATGCTCATAGCAGCCACCTTGTTATTTGCAACAAGCTCCGTTCTAGCGGAACTTGTAGTCGTCGTAAACCCCGCTAATGCCAACACACTAGATTCCAAAACGGTGCAGCGCATATTCTTAGGTAAAGACAAGAAATTTGCCGATGGCAATGAGTCGATTGCCGTAAATCAAAGTGCTGATACACAAATAAGGCAAGATTTTGATGAGGCAGTGCTAGGGCGCAGCTCAAGCCAAGTCTCAGCGTATTGGTCAAAGCTTGTTTTTACAGGCAAAGGCATTCCGCCGAAAGAAGTATCGAGCGATGCAGAGGTGATTGATTTAGTCTCAAAAAATCCGAGCGTAGTAGGTTATATCAATAGAGCTTCTGTGACAGACGCTGTTAAAATCGTCGAAATGTAA
- a CDS encoding topoisomerase IV, which translates to MNKLNKNLSVIAVAVLATFQAQAEIRINGFANLTGGITSSDDSLYDYDDNVSFGAQSLFAIQVSGDINDKMTATGQLVARGNNDYSAEFEWAYITYQTSDNTSLSAGRLRLPLFRYSASLDVGYSYHWVVAPQSVYAVPFNNIDGARFDYSGYTGDLEYTFQVTGGNVESEFTLAGADAGLSVDNVIALTGDFAYNNWKFRGVYATGKVTFDIPALAPAFAQLGQLSASLSDQLQANADSGIFYGGSIEYDAFDWFVAAEYTGVEVEDSFYPDEVNYYVTAGIRSGKWTPFITYEKSDLNNGPKFLSEVSGFPAAFQPGVTQLVVGIQQPAVAEDNTISVGLRYDLDTNVALKADVVKRTNDINENEDTLLRFAVNYVF; encoded by the coding sequence ATGAACAAATTAAATAAAAATTTATCAGTAATTGCTGTTGCAGTGCTAGCAACATTCCAAGCGCAGGCAGAAATTCGCATTAATGGTTTCGCTAACTTAACTGGCGGCATCACCAGCAGCGACGATAGTCTATATGATTATGACGATAACGTTAGTTTTGGTGCGCAGAGTTTATTTGCGATCCAAGTTAGTGGTGACATCAATGATAAAATGACCGCTACAGGTCAGCTCGTTGCCCGCGGCAACAACGATTATTCAGCAGAGTTTGAATGGGCGTATATCACTTATCAAACTTCCGACAATACCAGTCTCTCTGCCGGTAGACTTAGATTGCCCTTATTCAGATATTCCGCGTCATTAGATGTGGGCTACTCTTATCATTGGGTTGTTGCTCCACAATCTGTTTATGCAGTTCCGTTTAACAATATTGACGGCGCTCGATTCGATTATTCTGGCTACACTGGAGACTTGGAGTACACATTCCAAGTAACAGGAGGCAACGTAGAAAGTGAATTTACTCTAGCTGGAGCGGATGCGGGATTGTCGGTTGATAATGTCATTGCTCTCACAGGTGATTTTGCTTACAACAACTGGAAATTTCGAGGCGTTTATGCGACGGGCAAAGTGACATTTGATATACCGGCTTTAGCACCTGCTTTCGCGCAGCTTGGGCAGTTGTCTGCAAGCTTGAGTGATCAACTGCAAGCAAACGCTGATAGTGGTATCTTCTATGGCGGTAGCATTGAATATGATGCATTTGATTGGTTTGTAGCGGCTGAATATACAGGTGTAGAGGTTGAGGATTCTTTTTACCCCGATGAAGTTAACTATTACGTAACTGCTGGTATTCGTTCAGGCAAATGGACTCCATTCATAACCTACGAGAAGTCAGATTTAAACAACGGTCCGAAATTTCTATCTGAAGTAAGCGGTTTCCCTGCAGCATTTCAGCCAGGAGTCACGCAACTTGTAGTCGGCATTCAACAGCCAGCTGTTGCTGAAGATAATACGATATCTGTTGGGCTTAGATATGATTTGGACACCAACGTGGCTTTGAAAGCTGATGTTGTCAAAAGAACCAACGATATTAACGAAAATGAAGATACCTTGCTTCGTTTCGCAGTTAACTACGTTTTTTAA
- a CDS encoding dUTP diphosphatase, with protein MLTSTQLNTMLNLQDGMNKKVNPQWLTAGYSYLRAAMIESVEAIEHHGWKWWKAQKLDLPQVQMELVDIWHFALSHLIIRHNGDIALAAAAIETALLESHTAVTFDGNHINFSEASLVENLELMAGLCVAKRFDVPLFIKIVEQAEMDSSALFSQYVGKNILNFFRQDHGYKEGTYIKIWDGKEDNEHLVEVLTETNSELDNYADVIYQQLEKRYPR; from the coding sequence ATGTTAACAAGCACTCAACTTAACACCATGCTTAATCTCCAAGATGGAATGAATAAAAAAGTCAATCCACAATGGTTAACCGCAGGTTATAGCTACTTAAGAGCGGCCATGATTGAGTCAGTAGAGGCCATTGAGCATCATGGCTGGAAATGGTGGAAAGCACAAAAACTAGATCTTCCACAGGTGCAAATGGAGCTAGTGGATATATGGCACTTTGCTTTGTCGCACTTAATTATTCGTCATAACGGCGATATAGCCTTAGCCGCTGCTGCAATTGAGACAGCCTTGTTAGAGTCGCATACCGCAGTGACATTCGACGGTAATCACATTAACTTTAGTGAAGCGTCGCTAGTTGAAAATTTAGAGTTAATGGCCGGCTTGTGCGTTGCTAAACGCTTCGACGTTCCGTTGTTTATAAAAATTGTCGAACAAGCTGAGATGGACTCAAGTGCCCTATTCTCGCAATATGTTGGTAAAAATATTTTGAATTTCTTTAGACAAGATCATGGTTATAAAGAAGGGACTTACATCAAGATTTGGGATGGAAAGGAAGACAACGAACACCTGGTAGAAGTGCTAACAGAAACCAATAGTGAATTAGACAACTATGCTGATGTTATTTATCAACAGTTAGAAAAAAGATACCCTCGTTAA